A region from the Kribbella shirazensis genome encodes:
- a CDS encoding L,D-transpeptidase, with protein MRKHGLAVAGICVLLLAGTACSDTEAGGGGGGQATTPSASTSQSGSPSASSTPDGSTTPSATPTAASIAVVPAKGASSVQPNKPVTVTTTGGKLTAVTLKDDDGDKISGSFNADKTQWTSLPQLKPGATYTVSGSAEGTDGASVPISSTFKTLKASKSLKASVVPLNGETVGVALPVQIFWNNPVKDRAAVEKRLSVKTSVPVDGSWHWVNSKQVNYRPKNYWPAGTKVTVNIATQGVNAGNNTWGTASRTIEFSIGKSVVTNINVKKHLMTVTINGKVAKSIPITAGKDGFTTRSGVKVIMEKYPVKRMDAATVGLKPGDPEYYNIPDVKWAQRVTSSGEFIHGAPWSSGSQGSENVSHGCVGMSLKDAQWYYNQTLRGDPVIVTGTTRLMEPGNGWTDWNTTWAKYKSGSALA; from the coding sequence GTGAGGAAGCACGGCCTTGCCGTGGCGGGGATCTGTGTTCTGCTGCTGGCCGGCACGGCCTGCAGCGACACGGAGGCCGGCGGGGGCGGTGGCGGTCAGGCGACCACACCCAGCGCCTCCACATCGCAGAGCGGGTCGCCGAGCGCCTCCAGTACCCCGGACGGATCGACCACCCCGTCGGCGACCCCCACGGCCGCCAGCATCGCGGTCGTGCCCGCCAAGGGCGCGTCGTCGGTCCAGCCGAACAAGCCGGTCACGGTAACCACCACCGGCGGCAAGCTGACCGCGGTCACGCTGAAGGACGACGACGGCGACAAGATCAGCGGCAGCTTCAACGCCGACAAGACCCAGTGGACCTCACTGCCGCAGCTCAAGCCCGGCGCGACGTACACGGTGTCCGGCTCCGCGGAGGGCACCGACGGCGCCAGCGTGCCGATCAGCTCGACGTTCAAGACGCTGAAGGCGTCCAAGAGCCTGAAGGCCTCGGTCGTCCCGCTGAACGGTGAGACCGTCGGCGTCGCGCTGCCGGTCCAGATCTTCTGGAACAACCCGGTCAAGGACCGCGCGGCCGTCGAGAAGCGGCTCTCGGTGAAGACCTCGGTCCCGGTCGACGGCAGTTGGCACTGGGTGAACAGCAAGCAGGTCAACTACCGCCCGAAGAACTACTGGCCGGCCGGCACCAAGGTGACGGTGAACATCGCCACCCAGGGCGTGAATGCGGGCAACAACACCTGGGGTACCGCCAGCCGGACGATCGAGTTCAGCATCGGCAAGTCGGTGGTCACCAACATCAACGTGAAGAAGCACCTGATGACGGTGACGATCAACGGCAAGGTCGCCAAGAGCATCCCGATCACGGCCGGCAAGGACGGGTTCACCACCCGCAGCGGCGTGAAGGTGATCATGGAGAAGTACCCGGTGAAGCGGATGGACGCGGCGACCGTCGGCCTGAAGCCGGGCGACCCGGAGTACTACAACATCCCGGACGTGAAGTGGGCCCAGCGCGTCACCAGCTCCGGCGAGTTCATCCACGGCGCCCCGTGGTCGTCCGGCAGCCAGGGCAGCGAGAACGTCAGCCACGGCTGCGTCGGCATGAGCCTCAAGGACGCCCAGTGGTACTACAACCAGACACTCCGCGGCGACCCGGTCATCGTCACCGGCACCACCCGCCTCATGGAACCCGGCAACGGCTGGACCGACTGGAACACCACCTGGGCCAAGTACAAGTCCGGCTCCGCCCTGGCCTGA
- a CDS encoding cytochrome c oxidase subunit 4 has protein sequence MKVEAWVFGILSVFVVVVTPIYWLMSEDPTGTTALVMTFFLSLLVAFYLAVTARRMDARPEDRKEAEIADGAGELGFFPAHSWWPLWCALTLGVVVLGIVFGWWLFIAGCAVGIITLSGFIFEYYRGDHAH, from the coding sequence GTGAAGGTCGAAGCCTGGGTCTTCGGGATCCTGAGTGTTTTCGTGGTCGTCGTCACGCCGATCTACTGGCTGATGTCGGAGGACCCGACCGGTACGACCGCGCTGGTCATGACGTTCTTCCTGTCGCTGCTGGTGGCGTTCTACCTGGCCGTCACCGCGCGGCGGATGGACGCCCGGCCGGAGGACCGCAAGGAGGCGGAGATCGCCGACGGAGCCGGCGAGCTCGGCTTCTTCCCGGCGCACTCCTGGTGGCCGCTGTGGTGCGCGCTGACGCTGGGAGTCGTCGTGCTCGGCATCGTCTTCGGCTGGTGGCTGTTCATCGCCGGCTGTGCGGTGGGCATCATCACGCTGAGCGGCTTCATCTTCGAGTACTACCGCGGTGACCACGCTCACTAG
- the ctaD gene encoding cytochrome c oxidase subunit I, which translates to MYLVTSFAFFLIGGVMALLIRAELAKPGLQIVNEEVYNQLFTMHGTIMLLLFATPLFVGFANEIMPIQIGAPDVAFPRLNMFSYWLFLFGGLITISGFFTPGGAADFGWFAYAPLSNEVRSPGVGGDLWIMGLWMAGLGTILGAVNFITTIITMRAPGMTMFRMPIFTWNILVTSILVLIAFPILAAALLVLEADRTLGSHVFDAANGGPILWQHLFWFFGHPEVYIIALPFFGIVTEILPVFSRKPVFGYIGLVSATLGIAVLSVAVWAHHMFVTGAVNLPFFSFMTFLIAVPTGVKFFNWIGTIWGGSVSFETPMLWSIGFLTTFLFGGLTGVILASPALDYQLSDSYFVVAHFHYVVFGTVVFAMFAGFYFWWPKFTGRMLDERLGKLHFWLLFIGFHTTFLVQHWLGVEGMPRRYASYGANEGFTTLNEVSSVGAFILGASMLPFFYNVYKSRKAPPVGVDDPWGWGRSLEWATSSPPPRHNFEKLPRIRSESPAFDLHHAELALAEYPDNRTGKDNLLDAGEDQGRVDHLIEQSGESGTENDGKDKA; encoded by the coding sequence ATGTACCTGGTCACGTCGTTCGCCTTCTTCCTGATCGGCGGCGTGATGGCGCTGCTGATCCGCGCCGAGCTGGCCAAGCCGGGCCTGCAGATCGTGAACGAGGAGGTCTACAACCAGCTCTTCACGATGCACGGCACGATCATGCTGCTGCTGTTCGCGACCCCGCTGTTCGTCGGCTTCGCGAACGAGATCATGCCGATCCAGATCGGCGCCCCGGACGTCGCGTTCCCGCGGCTGAACATGTTCAGCTACTGGCTGTTCCTGTTCGGCGGCCTGATCACGATCAGTGGCTTCTTCACCCCGGGCGGCGCGGCCGACTTCGGCTGGTTCGCCTACGCGCCGCTGTCGAACGAGGTCCGCTCGCCCGGCGTCGGCGGCGATCTGTGGATCATGGGTCTGTGGATGGCCGGTCTGGGCACGATCCTCGGTGCGGTCAACTTCATCACCACGATCATCACGATGCGTGCGCCCGGTATGACGATGTTCCGGATGCCGATCTTCACCTGGAACATCCTGGTGACCTCGATCCTCGTCCTGATCGCGTTCCCGATCCTGGCGGCGGCGCTGCTGGTGCTGGAGGCGGATCGAACACTCGGGTCACACGTCTTCGACGCCGCCAACGGCGGGCCGATCCTCTGGCAGCACCTGTTCTGGTTCTTCGGCCATCCCGAGGTGTACATCATCGCGCTGCCGTTCTTCGGCATCGTGACCGAGATCCTGCCGGTGTTCAGCCGCAAGCCGGTCTTCGGTTACATCGGTCTGGTCAGCGCGACGCTGGGTATCGCCGTCCTCTCGGTGGCGGTGTGGGCGCACCACATGTTCGTCACAGGCGCCGTGAACCTGCCGTTCTTCTCGTTCATGACGTTCCTGATCGCCGTACCGACCGGTGTGAAGTTCTTCAACTGGATCGGCACGATCTGGGGCGGGTCGGTGTCCTTCGAGACGCCGATGCTGTGGTCGATCGGCTTCCTGACCACGTTCCTCTTCGGCGGTTTGACCGGTGTCATCCTGGCCTCGCCGGCCCTGGACTACCAGCTCTCCGACTCGTACTTCGTGGTCGCGCACTTCCACTACGTCGTCTTCGGCACCGTGGTGTTCGCGATGTTCGCCGGGTTCTACTTCTGGTGGCCGAAGTTCACCGGGCGGATGCTGGACGAGCGCCTCGGCAAGCTGCACTTCTGGCTGCTGTTCATCGGCTTCCACACCACGTTCCTGGTGCAGCACTGGCTCGGCGTCGAGGGCATGCCGCGGCGTTACGCGTCGTACGGCGCCAACGAGGGCTTCACCACGCTGAACGAGGTGTCCAGCGTCGGTGCCTTCATCCTGGGCGCGTCGATGCTGCCGTTCTTCTACAACGTGTACAAGTCCCGCAAGGCGCCTCCGGTCGGTGTCGACGACCCGTGGGGCTGGGGCCGCTCGCTCGAGTGGGCGACCAGCTCCCCGCCGCCGCGGCACAACTTCGAGAAGCTGCCGCGGATCCGGTCGGAGTCCCCGGCGTTCGACCTGCACCACGCCGAGCTGGCCTTGGCGGAGTACCCGGACAACCGGACCGGCAAGGACAACCTGCTGGACGCCGGTGAGGACCAGGGCCGCGTCGACCATCTGATCGAGCAGAGCGGCGAGTCCGGTACCGAGAACGACGGGAAGGACAAGGCGTGA
- the coxB gene encoding cytochrome c oxidase subunit II, whose amino-acid sequence MGSNGTPGVEERPAGSAGATRPAKRRLLVGAAVVLGTLLLTGCSSATTEQWKRLGLPEGASDRTEAIRSLWIGAWIAALIIGVMVWGLILWVSVRYRKRNDEAPRQVRYNLPLEVLYTLAPFAIIGVLFFYTVEHGNQVTKMSASPQHTVNVVGQQWQWTFNYKETVDGQEGVWETGTLDKPATLWLPVNESVHFDLTSPDVIHSFWVPSFYFKLDVIPGRTNKFELTPTKTGTFAGKCAELCGLYHSRMIFTVKVVERAEYDAHLKELAAKGQTGAATGGADSTTIPGTGEGEK is encoded by the coding sequence GTGGGTTCGAACGGCACGCCCGGAGTGGAGGAGCGACCGGCAGGTTCTGCCGGCGCCACACGTCCGGCGAAGCGACGCCTGCTGGTCGGTGCGGCGGTGGTGCTCGGCACCCTGCTGCTGACCGGTTGTTCGTCGGCGACCACTGAGCAGTGGAAGCGACTCGGTCTGCCCGAGGGCGCATCGGACCGGACCGAGGCCATCCGCAGCCTCTGGATCGGGGCCTGGATCGCCGCCCTGATCATCGGCGTGATGGTCTGGGGGCTGATCCTCTGGGTCAGCGTGCGGTACCGCAAGCGCAACGACGAGGCGCCCCGGCAGGTGCGGTACAACCTGCCGCTCGAGGTGCTCTACACCCTGGCCCCGTTCGCGATCATCGGTGTGCTGTTCTTCTACACCGTCGAGCACGGCAACCAGGTCACCAAGATGAGCGCCAGCCCGCAGCACACCGTGAACGTGGTGGGCCAGCAGTGGCAGTGGACGTTCAACTACAAGGAGACCGTCGACGGGCAGGAGGGCGTCTGGGAGACCGGCACGCTGGACAAGCCCGCGACGCTGTGGCTGCCGGTGAACGAGTCGGTCCACTTCGACCTGACCTCGCCGGACGTCATCCACTCCTTCTGGGTGCCGTCGTTCTACTTCAAGCTCGACGTCATCCCGGGCCGCACGAACAAGTTCGAGCTGACCCCGACCAAGACCGGCACCTTCGCCGGCAAGTGCGCCGAGCTCTGCGGCCTCTACCACAGCCGGATGATCTTCACCGTCAAGGTGGTCGAGCGCGCGGAGTACGACGCACACCTGAAGGAACTGGCCGCCAAGGGCCAGACCGGAGCCGCAACCGGTGGCGCCGACTCCACCACCATTCCCGGTACAGGGGAGGGCGAGAAGTGA
- a CDS encoding cysteine desulfurase family protein, which yields MSERTYLDAASAEPLHPAAREMLLSAVDSGWADPVRLHHEGRTARLLLDNARAVLADAVGVRPDDLYLTTSGTTAIQAGLTALQAARRRVGTTVVHTAVEHSAVLHSAGSEGVEVGVDVRGRVDQEAFKDAVRRPGVAVAAVQSANHEVGTRQPVTAIAQDCGDVPLFVDASASVGHDVVPDGWSVLAASAHKWGGPAGVGLLAVKKGTRIAPAWPMDEREDGLSPGFPDVPNALAAAAALQARLAEAEELDKRHRAWIDEVRRRVAADIPDVEVVGDPDDRLPHILTFSCLYVDGEALVTALDAEGFAVSSGSACTSSTLQPSHVLAAMGVLTHGNVRVSLGRDTSHDDVRRFCTVLPGIVQRIRAEVGM from the coding sequence GTGAGCGAGCGTACGTATCTGGACGCGGCGTCGGCCGAGCCGCTGCACCCCGCGGCGCGGGAGATGTTGCTGTCGGCAGTGGATTCCGGCTGGGCCGATCCGGTGCGGCTGCACCACGAGGGACGGACCGCGAGACTCCTCCTGGACAACGCCCGCGCGGTGCTCGCGGACGCGGTCGGGGTCCGGCCTGACGACCTGTATCTGACCACCTCCGGTACGACGGCGATCCAGGCCGGCCTGACTGCCCTCCAGGCCGCCCGCCGCCGCGTCGGGACCACCGTTGTCCACACGGCCGTCGAGCACTCTGCTGTTCTGCACAGTGCTGGGTCCGAGGGGGTTGAGGTCGGGGTGGACGTTCGTGGCCGGGTGGATCAGGAGGCGTTCAAGGACGCCGTACGGCGACCTGGCGTGGCGGTGGCCGCCGTACAGTCCGCCAACCACGAAGTCGGTACCAGGCAGCCGGTCACCGCGATCGCTCAGGACTGCGGCGACGTACCGCTCTTCGTGGACGCGTCGGCGTCCGTGGGGCACGACGTGGTGCCGGATGGGTGGTCAGTGCTGGCCGCGAGTGCGCACAAGTGGGGCGGACCGGCCGGTGTCGGGCTGCTGGCGGTGAAGAAGGGCACCCGGATCGCTCCCGCGTGGCCGATGGACGAGCGGGAGGACGGCCTCTCCCCCGGCTTCCCCGACGTGCCGAACGCGCTGGCCGCGGCCGCCGCGCTGCAGGCGCGGCTCGCCGAGGCAGAGGAGCTCGACAAGCGGCACCGGGCCTGGATCGACGAGGTACGGCGCCGCGTGGCCGCCGACATCCCCGACGTCGAGGTGGTGGGCGACCCGGACGATCGCCTGCCGCACATCCTCACGTTCTCGTGCCTCTATGTGGACGGTGAGGCGCTGGTGACCGCTCTGGACGCGGAAGGGTTCGCCGTCTCCAGCGGCTCCGCCTGTACGTCGAGCACGCTGCAGCCGTCACATGTGCTGGCAGCGATGGGCGTGCTGACCCACGGCAACGTCCGGGTCTCGCTCGGACGCGACACCAGCCACGACGACGTACGGCGTTTCTGTACGGTGCTTCCCGGGATCGTGCAGCGGATCCGGGCGGAGGTGGGGATGTGA
- a CDS encoding sulfurtransferase TusA family protein: MSVDLDCTGLLCPLPVIKLAKTLPTVAVGDTVTVLADDPAAATDIPAWCRMRSQELVSASENQYVVRRVS, encoded by the coding sequence GTGAGCGTCGACCTGGACTGCACCGGCCTGCTCTGCCCACTCCCGGTGATCAAACTGGCCAAGACGCTACCGACCGTTGCCGTCGGCGACACCGTCACCGTGCTGGCCGACGACCCGGCCGCGGCGACGGACATCCCCGCCTGGTGCCGGATGCGCTCGCAGGAGCTGGTGTCGGCGTCGGAAAACCAGTACGTCGTACGGCGCGTGAGCTGA
- a CDS encoding GNAT family N-acetyltransferase, producing the protein MTDFAHKPTLTGDLVVLRPVDGADYEALAAAMDDPDVARLTGSHGEIGEERAREWYRTRKDQTDRLDLAIVDKASGAVVGEAVLNDWDPDNQCCNFRILISPSGQGRGLGTEATRLIVGYGIEQLGLHRISLGVYAFNPRARRAYEKAGFTVEGVLREALLWDGEWVDEIVMSVLAQDWKAVRSVS; encoded by the coding sequence GTGACCGACTTCGCGCACAAACCGACGCTGACCGGGGACCTCGTCGTACTGCGGCCTGTGGACGGGGCCGACTACGAGGCGCTGGCCGCTGCGATGGACGACCCGGACGTCGCCCGGCTGACCGGCAGTCACGGCGAGATCGGCGAGGAGCGGGCCCGTGAGTGGTACCGGACCCGCAAGGACCAGACCGACAGGCTGGACCTGGCGATCGTCGACAAGGCATCCGGCGCCGTCGTCGGCGAAGCGGTGCTGAACGACTGGGACCCGGACAACCAGTGCTGCAACTTCCGGATTCTGATCAGCCCGTCCGGCCAGGGTCGCGGCCTGGGGACCGAGGCGACGCGACTGATCGTCGGGTACGGCATCGAGCAGCTCGGCCTGCACCGGATCAGCCTCGGCGTCTACGCGTTCAACCCGCGGGCCCGGCGCGCCTACGAGAAGGCAGGCTTCACCGTAGAGGGTGTTTTGCGCGAAGCGCTCCTGTGGGACGGCGAATGGGTCGACGAGATCGTGATGTCCGTACTGGCCCAGGACTGGAAGGCAGTACGGTCGGTGTCGTGA
- a CDS encoding Sir2 family NAD-dependent protein deacetylase, producing MSEVLAEVGRVAVLTGAGISTASGIPDFRGPQGLWTKDPAAEAMFDIDEYVASREVRAATWKHRLAVPAWTAEPNPGHVALVELERQGRLTGLITQNVDGLHQKAGSSPELVHELHGTVWYVDCLQCGRRIPMADVLPRLEAGDEDPSCEVCGGILKSATVSFGQALDRAVLDRAVAATESADLFLAVGTSLQVYPAAGLCDLALNAGKPLIILNAQPTPYDEQATAVLRTPIETTLPDLVTLP from the coding sequence GTGAGTGAGGTTCTGGCGGAGGTCGGGCGAGTTGCGGTGCTGACGGGTGCCGGGATCTCGACTGCCTCTGGGATACCCGACTTCCGAGGGCCGCAGGGGCTGTGGACGAAGGACCCGGCCGCGGAGGCGATGTTCGACATCGACGAGTACGTCGCCAGCCGGGAGGTCCGTGCGGCGACCTGGAAGCACCGCCTCGCCGTACCTGCCTGGACGGCCGAGCCGAACCCAGGTCATGTCGCGCTGGTCGAGCTGGAGCGCCAAGGCCGGTTGACCGGTCTGATCACACAGAACGTGGACGGGCTGCACCAGAAGGCCGGCTCGTCACCAGAACTGGTCCACGAGCTGCACGGGACGGTCTGGTACGTCGACTGCCTGCAGTGCGGCCGCCGCATCCCCATGGCCGACGTACTCCCCCGGCTCGAGGCAGGCGACGAGGACCCGTCCTGTGAGGTCTGCGGCGGCATTCTGAAGTCAGCCACGGTCTCCTTCGGCCAGGCGCTCGACCGGGCCGTGCTGGACCGCGCAGTCGCCGCCACCGAGTCGGCGGACCTCTTCCTCGCTGTTGGTACGTCATTGCAGGTCTACCCGGCCGCTGGTCTTTGTGACCTCGCACTGAACGCGGGCAAGCCGCTGATCATCCTCAACGCCCAGCCGACGCCGTACGACGAGCAGGCGACAGCTGTGCTGCGTACGCCGATCGAGACCACACTGCCTGACCTCGTGACCTTACCGTGA